Proteins encoded within one genomic window of Citrobacter amalonaticus Y19:
- the cobT gene encoding nicotinate-nucleotide--dimethylbenzimidazole phosphoribosyltransferase: protein MQTLTSLLCDIPPINHDAMTRAQQHIDGLLKPPGSLGRLEALAVQLAGMPGLNGVPHVGEKAILVMCADHGVWDEGVAVSPKVVTAIQAANMTRGTTGVCVLAAHAGAKVHVIDVGIDAELIPGVVNMRVARGCGNIATGPAMSRTQAEELLLEVIRYTREQAQRGVTLFGVGELGMANTTPAAAIVSVLTGSKAEAVVGIGANLPLSRVGNKVEVVRRAIAVNQPNPYDGLDVLAKVGGFDLVGMAGVILGAASCGLPVLLDGFLSYSAALAACQIAPEIKPYLIPSHFSAEKGARIALEHLELDPYLNMGMRLGEGSGAALAMPIVEAACAMYSNMGQLAASNIVLPDGKETV from the coding sequence ATGCAAACGTTAACCTCTTTACTGTGCGACATTCCGCCGATAAACCATGACGCCATGACGCGTGCTCAGCAGCATATTGATGGCCTGCTTAAGCCGCCGGGTAGTCTTGGGCGACTGGAGGCGCTGGCGGTACAACTGGCGGGTATGCCGGGTTTGAACGGTGTACCGCATGTCGGTGAGAAAGCGATACTGGTGATGTGTGCCGATCACGGTGTCTGGGATGAAGGGGTTGCCGTTTCGCCCAAAGTGGTGACTGCGATTCAGGCTGCAAATATGACGCGCGGTACGACGGGCGTTTGCGTACTTGCGGCCCATGCCGGTGCAAAGGTTCATGTGATCGACGTGGGGATAGATGCTGAACTCATCCCCGGCGTGGTGAACATGCGCGTGGCGCGAGGGTGCGGGAATATCGCCACCGGCCCGGCAATGAGTCGTACACAGGCGGAAGAGCTGTTGCTGGAAGTTATTCGCTACACGCGCGAACAGGCACAGCGCGGCGTGACGCTGTTTGGCGTCGGTGAATTGGGGATGGCGAATACCACGCCTGCTGCGGCGATTGTCAGCGTGCTGACAGGCAGCAAGGCGGAAGCCGTGGTAGGGATTGGCGCTAATTTACCGCTTTCCCGCGTGGGCAATAAAGTGGAGGTGGTTCGTCGCGCGATTGCCGTCAACCAACCCAATCCGTATGATGGGCTGGACGTGCTGGCGAAAGTCGGTGGTTTTGATCTGGTGGGCATGGCGGGGGTCATTCTGGGGGCCGCGTCCTGCGGTTTACCGGTGTTGCTGGATGGTTTCCTGTCCTATTCCGCTGCGCTGGCAGCCTGCCAGATTGCACCTGAGATCAAGCCGTATCTGATTCCTTCGCACTTCTCCGCCGAAAAAGGGGCGCGGATTGCGCTGGAGCATCTGGAGCTCGATCCCTATCTCAATATGGGGATGCGCCTGGGGGAGGGCAGCGGTGCCGCACTGGCTATGCCGATCGTGGAGGCCGCCTGCGCGATGTACAGCAACATGGGGCAACTGGCTGCCAGCAATATCGTACTGCCGGATGGTAAAGAGACCGTCTGA
- the cobS gene encoding adenosylcobinamide-GDP ribazoletransferase, which yields MSKLFWAMLSFITRLPVPGRWSQGLEFDQYSRGIVTFPLIGLLLGVLSGLVFMLFQPWCGAPLAALFTVLALALMTGGFHLDGLADTCDGVFSARSRERMLEIMRDSRLGTHGGLALIFVLLAKVLVVSELALRGTPMLAALAAACAVGRGTAVLLMYRHRYAREEGLGNVFIGHVTGTQTCFTLGLAAILAAVLLPGMQGIAALVVTMVAIFLLGQLLKRTLGGQTGDTLGAAIELGELIFLLALL from the coding sequence ATGAGTAAGTTGTTCTGGGCAATGCTCTCTTTTATTACGCGTTTGCCTGTTCCTGGTCGCTGGTCGCAAGGACTGGAGTTCGATCAGTATTCACGCGGTATTGTGACTTTCCCACTCATTGGTTTACTGCTTGGCGTTTTGAGTGGACTGGTGTTCATGCTCTTTCAACCCTGGTGCGGCGCACCGCTGGCGGCGCTTTTCACCGTGTTAGCGCTGGCGCTGATGACGGGAGGCTTTCACCTCGATGGTCTGGCCGACACCTGTGACGGCGTTTTCTCTGCCCGCAGCCGGGAACGTATGCTGGAGATTATGCGCGACAGCCGCCTGGGCACACACGGCGGTCTGGCGCTCATTTTTGTTTTGCTGGCGAAAGTACTGGTGGTCAGCGAACTGGCACTACGCGGTACCCCTATGCTGGCGGCGCTGGCGGCCGCCTGTGCGGTAGGGCGCGGGACGGCCGTGCTGTTGATGTATCGCCATCGCTACGCCCGTGAAGAGGGGTTAGGCAATGTGTTCATCGGTCATGTCACCGGGACACAAACCTGCTTTACCCTTGGCCTTGCGGCGATTCTGGCGGCGGTCTTGCTGCCCGGAATGCAGGGCATTGCGGCGCTGGTCGTGACGATGGTGGCGATCTTCCTGTTGGGACAACTGTTAAAACGTACGTTGGGTGGGCAAACCGGCGATACGCTGGGTGCGGCAATCGAACTTGGTGAGCTGATATTCCTGCTGGCTCTGCTGTGA
- the cobU gene encoding bifunctional adenosylcobinamide kinase/adenosylcobinamide-phosphate guanylyltransferase — translation MMILVTGGARSGKSRHAENLIADFPQVLYIATSQIFDDEMAARIQHHRDGRPAHWRTAERWQHLDTLITADNAPDEAILLECITTMVTNLLFAFGGDSDPDGWDYAALETTIEAEIQTLIAACQRCPAKVVLVTNEVGMGIVPENRLARHFRDIAGRVNQRLAAAADEVWLVVSGIGVKIK, via the coding sequence ATGATGATTCTGGTGACTGGCGGTGCGCGCAGCGGGAAGAGTCGTCATGCCGAAAACCTGATTGCGGATTTCCCGCAGGTGCTGTACATCGCGACATCGCAGATTTTTGATGACGAGATGGCAGCACGTATTCAGCATCATCGTGATGGACGTCCTGCGCACTGGCGTACCGCCGAGCGCTGGCAACATCTTGATACGCTGATCACTGCGGACAACGCGCCGGATGAAGCCATTCTGCTGGAATGTATCACGACGATGGTCACTAACCTGCTGTTTGCCTTTGGCGGTGACAGTGATCCTGACGGCTGGGACTACGCGGCGCTGGAAACGACGATTGAGGCGGAAATCCAGACGCTGATTGCGGCTTGCCAGCGATGCCCAGCGAAGGTGGTGCTGGTGACCAACGAAGTCGGGATGGGCATCGTGCCGGAAAACCGTCTGGCACGGCACTTTCGGGATATCGCCGGACGCGTGAATCAGCGTCTGGCGGCTGCGGCGGATGAGGTCTGGCTGGTGGTATCGGGTATTGGAGTCAAAATTAAATGA